One genomic region from Gossypium hirsutum isolate 1008001.06 chromosome D13, Gossypium_hirsutum_v2.1, whole genome shotgun sequence encodes:
- the LOC107888375 gene encoding glycosyltransferase BC10 isoform X1: MSGSRQRPYLKRPVWIIVLVNFVILFLIAAYLYPPATSAACFIFSPTDCTLLNQPPAPKIPTRELTDDETISQVVIKEILKTPPVESNNPKIAFLFLTPGQLPFEPLWAKFFQGHEGRFSVYVHASKEKPVHTSHYFMGRDIHSESVSWGKISMVDAERRLLAKALLDSDNQQFVLLSESCIPLQNFDYVYNYLMLTNVSFIDSFVDLGPHGSGRYSEHMMPEVETDDFRKGSQWFSMKRQHAIIVMADSLYYTKFRYYCKPNMEGRNCYADEHYLPTFFNMIDPVGIAKRSVTYVDWSERKWHPKSFKAEDITLKFLKNLTTIDDIVHFTSDEKRMLTGPCLWNGIKRPCYLFARKFYPETLERSIMCFSALKLTSSYIDNNTDAHRTDAQSANHIAFDFAYIGRKNRQVRKNEAVKFFDS; this comes from the exons ATGTCTGGTTCAAGACAGCGTCCCTACCTCAAGAGGCCTGTGTGGATTATTGTATTGGTGAATTTTGTGATCTTGTTCTTGATTGCTGCCTATCTTTACCCTCCGGCAACTTCGGCAGCTTGCTTTATTTTTTCTCCTACAGACTGTACTTTGCTCAATCAGCCACCAGCTCCCAAAATTCCTACTAGGGAATTAACTGATGATGAGACCATCTCTCAGGTTGTAATTAAGGAAATCCTCAAAACACCTCCTGTTGAATCCAACAATCCGAAAATTGCCTTCCTGTTTTTGACTCCGGGTCAACTCCCTTTTGAGCCACTCTGGGCTAAGTTCTTTCAG GGCCATGAGGGTAGATTCTCTGTCTATGTTCATGCTTCCAAAGAAAAGCCAGTACACACAAGTCATTACTTCATGGGCCGAGACATTCACAGTGAATCG GTGTCTTGGGGTAAAATTTCCATGGTTGACGCTGAGAGGAGACTGTTGGCAAAGGCACTTTTAGACTCTGATAACCAGCAGTTCGTGTTGTTGTCCGAAAG TTGCATTCCATTACAGAACTTTGACTATGTCTACAACTACTTGATGCTCACTAATGTCAGCTTTATCGACTC TTTTGTGGATCTTGGTCCACATGGATCCGGGAGATATTCCGAGCATATGATGCCCGAAGTTGAAACGGACGATTTTCGAAAAGGCTCACAG TGGTTCTCCATGAAGCGGCAGCATGCTATAATAGTTATGGCTGACAGCCTATATTAcactaagtttaggtattactgcAAG CCAAATATGGAAGGGCGCAATTGCTATGCAGATGAGCATTACTTGCCAACTTTTTTCAAT ATGATTGATCCTGTTGGAATAGCAAAACGGTCAGTAACATATGTGGATTGGTCTGAACGGAAGTGGCATCCTAAATCATTTAAGGCCGAAGATATTACATTGAAGTTCCTCAAGAACCTTACA ACCATTGACGACATAGTCCATTTCACAAGTGATGAAAAG AGGATGCTTACAGGACCATGCCTGTGGAATGGAATAAAGAGACCTTGTTATTTATTCGCAAGAAAGTTTTATCCAGAAACATTGGAGAG GAGTATAATGTGCTTCAGCGCACTCAAACTTACGTCCtcttacattgacaataataccgATGCCCATCGAACTGATGCTCAATCGGCAAATCACATAGCATTTGACTTCGCATACATAGGTAGGAAGAATAGACAAGTGAGAAAGAATGAAGCTGTAAAATTTTTTGATTCATAG
- the LOC107888375 gene encoding glycosyltransferase BC10 isoform X2: MSGSRQRPYLKRPVWIIVLVNFVILFLIAAYLYPPATSAACFIFSPTDCTLLNQPPAPKIPTRELTDDETISQVVIKEILKTPPVESNNPKIAFLFLTPGQLPFEPLWAKFFQGHEGRFSVYVHASKEKPVHTSHYFMGRDIHSESVSWGKISMVDAERRLLAKALLDSDNQQFVLLSESCIPLQNFDYVYNYLMLTNVSFIDSFVDLGPHGSGRYSEHMMPEVETDDFRKGSQWFSMKRQHAIIVMADSLYYTKFRYYCKPNMEGRNCYADEHYLPTFFNMIDPVGIAKRSVTYVDWSERKWHPKSFKAEDITLKFLKNLTTIDDIVHFTSDEKRMLTGPCLWNGIKRPCYLFARKFYPETLERLMFYFSNYTTLSV, encoded by the exons ATGTCTGGTTCAAGACAGCGTCCCTACCTCAAGAGGCCTGTGTGGATTATTGTATTGGTGAATTTTGTGATCTTGTTCTTGATTGCTGCCTATCTTTACCCTCCGGCAACTTCGGCAGCTTGCTTTATTTTTTCTCCTACAGACTGTACTTTGCTCAATCAGCCACCAGCTCCCAAAATTCCTACTAGGGAATTAACTGATGATGAGACCATCTCTCAGGTTGTAATTAAGGAAATCCTCAAAACACCTCCTGTTGAATCCAACAATCCGAAAATTGCCTTCCTGTTTTTGACTCCGGGTCAACTCCCTTTTGAGCCACTCTGGGCTAAGTTCTTTCAG GGCCATGAGGGTAGATTCTCTGTCTATGTTCATGCTTCCAAAGAAAAGCCAGTACACACAAGTCATTACTTCATGGGCCGAGACATTCACAGTGAATCG GTGTCTTGGGGTAAAATTTCCATGGTTGACGCTGAGAGGAGACTGTTGGCAAAGGCACTTTTAGACTCTGATAACCAGCAGTTCGTGTTGTTGTCCGAAAG TTGCATTCCATTACAGAACTTTGACTATGTCTACAACTACTTGATGCTCACTAATGTCAGCTTTATCGACTC TTTTGTGGATCTTGGTCCACATGGATCCGGGAGATATTCCGAGCATATGATGCCCGAAGTTGAAACGGACGATTTTCGAAAAGGCTCACAG TGGTTCTCCATGAAGCGGCAGCATGCTATAATAGTTATGGCTGACAGCCTATATTAcactaagtttaggtattactgcAAG CCAAATATGGAAGGGCGCAATTGCTATGCAGATGAGCATTACTTGCCAACTTTTTTCAAT ATGATTGATCCTGTTGGAATAGCAAAACGGTCAGTAACATATGTGGATTGGTCTGAACGGAAGTGGCATCCTAAATCATTTAAGGCCGAAGATATTACATTGAAGTTCCTCAAGAACCTTACA ACCATTGACGACATAGTCCATTTCACAAGTGATGAAAAG AGGATGCTTACAGGACCATGCCTGTGGAATGGAATAAAGAGACCTTGTTATTTATTCGCAAGAAAGTTTTATCCAGAAACATTGGAGAGGTTGATGTTCTATTTCTCTAATTATACAACACTATCTGTGTAG